The Pseudomonas fluorescens genome includes a window with the following:
- a CDS encoding DUF3757 domain-containing protein, producing MRKILAGGAALLLLIIGHAHAGEITCPAVTDIHKNIESVEDVFFVEAQDNHEWESESLVDVVDPARLQFEGAEYVIHEADEDRQAATTATVTCRYGDINLNMEYQQILEPAFSGWVNNRCESPDTKMCRLMDADYFNLLL from the coding sequence ATGAGAAAAATACTGGCTGGAGGCGCGGCGTTGCTTTTGCTGATCATCGGCCACGCCCATGCCGGTGAAATAACCTGCCCTGCCGTCACTGACATTCATAAAAACATTGAATCGGTGGAAGATGTTTTTTTCGTCGAGGCACAAGACAACCACGAATGGGAGAGCGAAAGCCTGGTGGACGTGGTCGACCCGGCAAGGCTGCAATTCGAAGGCGCCGAGTACGTTATCCATGAAGCCGACGAGGATAGACAGGCAGCCACAACGGCGACCGTCACGTGCCGGTACGGGGACATAAATCTGAATATGGAGTATCAGCAGATCTTGGAACCGGCCTTTTCAGGGTGGGTGAATAATCGCTGCGAAAGCCCGGACACCAAAATGTGCAGGTTAATGGACGCAGACTACTTCAACCTGTTGCTTTGA
- a CDS encoding DUF3757 domain-containing protein, with product MTDGGAGICLLIIGHVHAAEVTCPATTLIHDTTETVEIQDDREWQSQDLGQEANPAVQQFNGAEFAVHEPDEDEQVPRRVIISCNYGENNLTLDYLDVQEPASLPWSANHCASRDTYSCKPVNADYFSLRF from the coding sequence ATGACTGATGGCGGCGCAGGAATTTGCTTACTGATAATCGGCCATGTTCATGCCGCAGAAGTCACCTGTCCGGCTACAACACTCATCCATGACACCACTGAAACAGTAGAAATTCAGGATGATCGCGAATGGCAGAGCCAGGACCTTGGACAGGAGGCCAATCCAGCGGTGCAGCAATTCAACGGTGCTGAGTTCGCGGTCCATGAACCCGACGAAGATGAACAGGTGCCGAGGAGAGTGATCATTAGCTGCAATTACGGCGAGAACAACCTCACGCTGGATTATCTTGACGTCCAGGAGCCGGCGTCCTTGCCCTGGTCGGCCAACCATTGCGCCAGTCGGGACACCTACTCCTGCAAGCCGGTGAACGCCGACTATTTCAGCTTGAGGTTTTGA
- a CDS encoding acyltransferase produces MRRLLTGCFVTLLLLLNTLVLFGPLMVFALLKLILPGRFRDYASWAVMWIAETWAEIDKLIFALCIPTRWDIRGGGNLRRDTSYLVISNHQSWVDIPALVQTLNRRTPFFKFFLKKELIWVPFLGLAWWALDYPFMKRYTKAFLAKNPELAGKDLEITKAACELFKRQPVTVVNYLEGTRFTAAKSQQQQSPFTHLLKPKAGGVAFVLAAMGEQLDAVLDVTVVYPQERIPGFWDLISGAVPRVIVDIQTRELDPALWQGDYENDPVFRQHVQDWVNQLWTEKDRRIAALRSETMDS; encoded by the coding sequence ATGCGCCGCCTGCTCACCGGCTGTTTCGTCACGCTGCTGTTATTGCTCAACACCCTGGTGCTGTTCGGGCCGCTAATGGTGTTCGCCCTGCTCAAACTGATCCTGCCCGGGCGCTTTCGCGACTATGCCTCGTGGGCGGTGATGTGGATCGCCGAGACCTGGGCCGAAATCGACAAGCTGATCTTCGCCCTGTGCATCCCCACCCGCTGGGACATCCGCGGCGGCGGTAACTTGCGTCGCGACACCTCTTACCTGGTGATCAGCAATCACCAATCCTGGGTCGACATCCCCGCCCTGGTCCAGACCCTCAACCGGCGCACGCCGTTCTTCAAGTTCTTCCTCAAGAAAGAACTGATCTGGGTGCCGTTCCTGGGGCTGGCCTGGTGGGCGCTGGATTACCCGTTCATGAAACGCTACACCAAGGCCTTCCTGGCCAAGAACCCGGAACTGGCCGGCAAGGACCTGGAAATCACCAAGGCCGCCTGCGAGCTGTTCAAGCGCCAGCCGGTCACCGTGGTCAACTACCTCGAAGGCACGCGCTTCACCGCCGCCAAAAGCCAACAGCAACAGTCACCCTTCACCCACCTGCTCAAACCCAAGGCCGGTGGCGTGGCGTTCGTGCTGGCGGCCATGGGTGAACAACTCGATGCCGTACTGGACGTCACGGTGGTGTACCCGCAGGAACGGATTCCCGGGTTCTGGGATTTGATCAGCGGCGCGGTGCCCCGGGTCATCGTCGACATCCAGACCCGCGAGCTGGACCCGGCGCTGTGGCAGGGGGATTACGAGAACGACCCGGTGTTTCGCCAGCATGTGCAGGATTGGGTTAACCAGCTGTGGACTGAGAAGGATCGGCGGATTGCGGCGTTGCGTAGCGAAACAATGGATTCCTAA
- a CDS encoding ATP-dependent zinc protease family protein encodes MKSFLALLTLVALPVLAAEPTLYGRYEYIALPEIGGEVLKAKMDTGALTASLSAKDIETFTRDGDDWVRFRLATKGASNKVYEHKIARISKIKTRSEEDEDDDEKIAPTKRPVVDLELCLGNVKRTVEVNLTDRSSFNYPLLIGAKALREFGAAVNPARRFTADKPDC; translated from the coding sequence ATGAAATCCTTTCTCGCCCTGCTTACCCTGGTGGCCCTTCCAGTGCTGGCCGCCGAGCCGACCCTGTACGGGCGCTACGAATACATCGCGCTGCCGGAAATCGGTGGCGAAGTGCTCAAGGCCAAGATGGACACTGGCGCGTTGACCGCCTCGCTGTCGGCCAAGGACATCGAAACGTTCACCCGCGACGGTGACGACTGGGTGCGCTTCCGCCTGGCGACCAAAGGTGCGAGCAACAAGGTCTACGAACACAAGATTGCGCGCATCAGCAAGATCAAGACCCGCTCTGAAGAGGATGAGGACGACGACGAAAAAATTGCGCCGACCAAGCGCCCGGTGGTGGATCTGGAACTGTGCCTGGGTAACGTCAAGCGCACCGTGGAGGTCAACCTGACCGACCGCAGCAGTTTCAACTACCCGTTGTTGATTGGTGCCAAGGCATTGCGTGAGTTTGGCGCAGCGGTGAACCCGGCGCGGCGGTTTACGGCAGATAAGCCAGATTGTTGA
- a CDS encoding RHS repeat-associated core domain-containing protein codes for MSTVPNETVWCRYHYDPLDRLSDCAPMNAAAIQRFYCKSRLVTEIQGAVQRSVVQHDDQLLAQQQRQGSVANAILLATDLRRSVLHTLDAQTHQPLIYTPYGHLPADSGLTSLLGFNGERRDPVSGHYLLGNGYRAFNPVLMRFNSPDSLSPFGRGGLNAYVYCLGDPVNLEDRTGHMPLKCFPLFTRRPRTPTTVNQGIPVAQTSTTATVASNKASPPKPLSSASAPGSSSGSTLQAPRKSSQSSSTNPYPSIPEVFVEKWQSQGAFSFQIIDTQNYKTIEVVQITPTQRNTYDFLLLSDSMDISTLSEQIRQDFGLKKQENRLYMLSLDNVRPIDDFINIIR; via the coding sequence ATGTCTACCGTCCCTAACGAAACCGTATGGTGCCGCTATCACTACGACCCGCTTGATCGCCTGAGCGATTGCGCCCCCATGAATGCTGCCGCCATTCAGCGTTTTTATTGCAAAAGCCGATTGGTCACTGAAATACAGGGCGCGGTGCAGCGTAGTGTTGTCCAGCACGACGATCAGTTATTGGCGCAGCAACAGCGACAGGGGAGCGTCGCGAATGCAATTCTGCTGGCCACCGATCTACGACGCTCGGTGTTGCACACACTCGATGCTCAAACACATCAACCATTGATTTATACGCCCTATGGCCATCTCCCAGCGGACAGCGGCCTGACCAGCCTGCTTGGGTTTAACGGCGAGCGCCGTGATCCGGTGAGCGGGCATTATCTGCTGGGCAATGGTTATCGGGCGTTTAATCCCGTGTTGATGCGATTCAATAGCCCGGACAGTTTGAGTCCGTTTGGCAGGGGTGGGTTGAATGCGTATGTATATTGCTTGGGAGATCCGGTGAATCTTGAAGATCGGACGGGGCACATGCCCCTTAAATGCTTTCCACTGTTTACTCGGAGGCCCCGCACTCCTACTACGGTCAATCAGGGCATACCTGTTGCCCAGACAAGCACAACCGCCACTGTTGCCTCAAACAAAGCATCGCCCCCCAAACCTTTATCTAGTGCATCAGCGCCCGGCAGTAGCAGTGGCAGTACGTTGCAAGCGCCCAGGAAAAGCTCTCAGTCAAGCAGCACGAACCCATACCCATCTATTCCGGAAGTATTTGTCGAAAAATGGCAATCGCAAGGCGCATTTAGTTTTCAAATTATTGACACACAAAACTATAAAACTATAGAAGTCGTACAGATCACACCCACCCAGAGAAACACTTACGATTTCCTGCTTTTAAGCGACAGCATGGATATCTCTACTTTATCCGAACAAATACGCCAAGACTTTGGGCTAAAGAAACAAGAAAATAGACTCTACATGCTTTCACTCGATAACGTGCGCCCCATAGATGACTTTATAAATATTATACGATAG
- the creB gene encoding two-component system response regulator CreB, producing the protein MPHILIVEDEAAIADTLVFALQGEGFDTTWLSLGAAALDHQKNTPADLIILDVGLPDISGFETCKNLRRFSDVPVIFLTARDGEIDRVVGLEIGADDYVVKPFSPREVAARVRAILKRVAPRPAADSSTALFQVDSDRVQINYRGKPLNLTRHEFRLLNCLLEQPERVFSREQLLDALGVASDAGYERSIDSHIKSVRAKLRLVRAEAEPIQTHRGLGYSYSPGHS; encoded by the coding sequence ATGCCTCATATCCTGATTGTCGAAGACGAAGCCGCCATCGCCGATACGCTGGTGTTTGCCCTGCAAGGGGAGGGGTTCGACACCACTTGGCTGAGCCTTGGCGCCGCCGCCCTCGATCACCAGAAGAACACCCCGGCCGACCTGATCATCCTCGATGTGGGCCTGCCGGATATCAGCGGATTCGAGACGTGTAAAAATCTCAGACGTTTCAGCGACGTTCCGGTCATCTTTCTGACAGCCCGGGATGGCGAGATCGACCGGGTCGTGGGCCTGGAGATCGGTGCCGACGATTATGTGGTCAAGCCCTTCAGTCCCCGCGAGGTGGCGGCCCGGGTCCGGGCGATCCTCAAGCGCGTGGCGCCGCGACCGGCGGCGGACTCAAGCACAGCGTTGTTCCAGGTGGACAGCGACCGGGTGCAGATCAACTATCGCGGCAAACCGCTGAACCTCACGCGCCACGAATTTCGCCTGCTGAACTGTCTGCTGGAGCAACCTGAGCGGGTTTTCAGCCGCGAACAATTGCTCGATGCCCTGGGCGTGGCCAGTGATGCAGGCTACGAGCGCAGCATCGACAGCCATATCAAGAGCGTGCGCGCCAAGTTGCGCCTGGTGAGAGCCGAGGCCGAACCGATCCAGACCCATCGCGGCCTGGGCTACAGCTACAGCCCGGGGCACAGCTGA
- the creC gene encoding two-component system sensor histidine kinase CreC: MSLGIRIFLVYVLFIGLTGYFVLNTVMEEIRPGVRQSTEETLVDTANLMAEILRDDFKAGTLNQNRWPQLLKAYGERQPAATIWGLPKNQVSHRIYVTDAKGIVVLDSSGVAVGQDYSRWNDVYLTLRGHYGARSTRSVADDPTSSVMHVGAPIRDNGRIIGVVTVAKPNSSLQPYVDRTERRLLAYGAGLIVLGLLLGALLSWWLSAALRRLTTYAQAVSQGRRVEVPHYRGGEFEQLAGAVEHMRTQLEGKAYVERYVHTLTHELKSPLAAIRGAAELLQSDMPAAQHQRFVSNIESESVRMQQLIERLLNLAQIEQRQGLEDVVAVPLVALLDELLEARGGWIESRQLKVEQRIAADLTLTGEAFLLRQALGNLLENALDFTPAHGLLRISAERIDNHVEIRLFNQAEPIPDYALPRLSERFYSLPRPDSGRKSTGLGLNFVEEVVQLHGGEFRIGNVEGGVEVVLRLP, translated from the coding sequence ATGTCGCTGGGGATCCGGATTTTCCTGGTCTATGTACTGTTTATCGGTCTGACCGGGTATTTCGTGCTCAACACGGTCATGGAGGAAATCCGCCCCGGCGTGCGCCAGTCCACCGAAGAAACCCTGGTGGACACGGCCAACCTGATGGCCGAGATCCTGCGGGACGATTTCAAGGCCGGCACCCTCAACCAGAACCGTTGGCCGCAGTTGCTCAAGGCCTACGGCGAGCGCCAGCCGGCGGCGACGATCTGGGGCTTGCCGAAAAACCAGGTCAGCCATCGCATCTATGTCACGGATGCCAAGGGCATCGTGGTGCTCGACTCCAGTGGCGTGGCGGTGGGCCAGGATTATTCGCGCTGGAACGACGTTTACCTGACCTTGCGTGGCCACTACGGCGCCCGTTCGACCCGCAGCGTTGCCGATGATCCAACGTCTTCGGTGATGCACGTCGGCGCGCCGATCCGCGATAACGGCCGCATCATCGGTGTCGTCACCGTGGCCAAGCCCAACAGTTCGCTGCAACCCTATGTCGACCGCACGGAGCGGCGCCTGCTGGCCTACGGCGCCGGGCTGATCGTCCTTGGCCTGCTGCTGGGGGCTTTGTTGTCATGGTGGCTCAGCGCAGCATTGCGCCGTTTGACGACCTACGCCCAGGCGGTCAGCCAGGGACGCCGGGTGGAAGTGCCGCATTATCGCGGCGGCGAGTTCGAGCAACTGGCGGGGGCGGTGGAGCACATGCGCACCCAACTCGAAGGCAAGGCCTACGTCGAGCGTTACGTGCACACCCTGACCCACGAGCTCAAGAGCCCGCTGGCGGCGATCCGCGGCGCTGCCGAACTGCTGCAAAGTGATATGCCGGCGGCCCAGCACCAGCGTTTCGTCAGCAACATCGAGAGTGAAAGCGTACGCATGCAGCAGTTGATCGAACGCTTGCTCAACCTGGCCCAGATCGAGCAACGACAGGGGTTGGAGGACGTGGTCGCTGTGCCGCTGGTGGCTTTGCTGGATGAGTTGCTGGAGGCGCGCGGTGGCTGGATCGAAAGTCGTCAGCTAAAGGTCGAGCAACGTATTGCCGCCGACCTGACCCTAACGGGTGAGGCATTTCTGTTGCGCCAGGCCCTGGGTAATCTGCTGGAAAACGCCCTGGACTTTACTCCCGCCCATGGATTGCTGCGCATCAGCGCCGAACGAATCGACAACCACGTCGAGATCCGCCTGTTCAATCAGGCCGAACCGATTCCCGACTACGCCCTGCCACGCCTGAGCGAGCGCTTCTACTCCCTGCCGCGCCCGGACAGCGGTCGCAAGAGCACGGGCCTGGGGCTCAACTTCGTGGAGGAAGTGGTGCAGTTGCATGGCGGTGAATTCAGGATTGGCAACGTCGAGGGTGGGGTGGAGGTGGTGCTGCGGTTGCCTTGA
- a CDS encoding alpha/beta hydrolase, producing MVSLWQKLQAKLLRAFAKRMKAKFTYDPARFPLRAVAEQTIATPWGPARALFYWPHSQTATTLPVYLNFHGGGFVAGTPEHDDSYCRRLAHNLNCLVVNLDYALAPEQVFPAAPRQCFAVLEWLAGQAEALGIDPQRIAVGGHSAGGNLAAVVAGLARGHRTLKVVHQLIDYAALDLAQDPALKTSTVARPLLGVGLMRFFMRCYLSDPAHALDPLASPLLSPVDALVGMPAATVITAQYDILRGEGEAYAEKLRQAGVPVRLRMFEGCDHMFTHLGPDESAEQAWQLMEDSLREAFQAVDVAGAGVRARHDDGSLHTISTIAP from the coding sequence ATGGTAAGCCTCTGGCAAAAATTGCAGGCCAAGTTGCTGCGCGCCTTCGCCAAGCGAATGAAGGCGAAGTTCACCTATGACCCCGCGCGGTTTCCGTTGCGCGCCGTGGCCGAACAAACCATTGCAACCCCATGGGGACCCGCGCGGGCGTTGTTCTACTGGCCCCATTCCCAGACCGCGACGACGCTGCCGGTGTATCTGAATTTCCACGGGGGTGGTTTTGTCGCCGGAACGCCCGAGCATGACGATAGCTATTGCCGTCGACTGGCCCACAACCTGAATTGCCTGGTGGTCAACCTGGACTATGCGCTGGCGCCAGAGCAGGTCTTTCCCGCAGCGCCGCGGCAATGTTTTGCGGTGCTCGAGTGGTTGGCAGGCCAGGCCGAAGCGTTGGGTATCGATCCCCAGCGGATCGCCGTCGGTGGTCATAGCGCCGGCGGTAATCTGGCCGCGGTGGTGGCGGGCCTGGCGCGGGGGCATCGAACATTGAAAGTGGTGCATCAATTGATCGATTATGCGGCGCTGGACCTGGCCCAAGACCCGGCGCTGAAGACCTCCACCGTTGCCCGTCCCTTGCTCGGTGTCGGCCTGATGCGCTTCTTCATGCGCTGCTACCTGAGCGATCCGGCACACGCGCTCGATCCGTTGGCGTCGCCCTTGCTGTCGCCGGTCGATGCGCTGGTAGGGATGCCGGCCGCCACGGTGATTACGGCCCAGTACGATATCTTGCGCGGCGAGGGCGAGGCCTACGCCGAGAAATTGCGTCAGGCTGGCGTGCCAGTGCGGTTGCGAATGTTTGAAGGCTGCGACCATATGTTCACTCACCTGGGGCCGGACGAGTCGGCCGAGCAGGCCTGGCAACTGATGGAAGATTCCCTGCGCGAAGCTTTCCAGGCCGTGGACGTGGCGGGTGCCGGCGTTCGTGCTCGACACGACGATGGCAGTCTCCACACAATCTCCACAATCGCTCCATAA
- the creD gene encoding cell envelope integrity protein CreD, whose protein sequence is MNRSLAIKLGMIALLILLLMIPLLMINGLIDERQELRDGVLQDIARSSSYNQQLIGPMIVVPFRKSVKVWNTNEKTGVRFLETVERAGELYFLPEQFELDGQIRTETRARGIYEARLFHADNRIDGRFKVPERYGVAAKDFADYRFDEPYLSVGISDIRGIENALTLTLNQQTVDFLPGSRLGWLGQGVHVPLPMISAQGGPELTFGFDLRLQGTGEFQILPVGKSTKVHLSADWPHPSFIGNYLPTNREINEQGFSADWQTSFFSTNLLETLQACEPSDSCEAFRSRAFGVSFIDPVDQYLKSDRAIKYALLFVALTFAGFFLFEVLKSLAVHPVQYALVGVALAFFYLLLLSLSEHIGFALAYLASASACVLLIGFYVCHVLRSVSHGLGFSAGLAGLYGLLYGLLSAEDYALLMGSLLLFGLLGVFMVLTRKLDWYGVGAKPAAAMSFDLGEVK, encoded by the coding sequence ATGAACCGCAGTCTCGCCATAAAACTGGGCATGATCGCCCTATTGATTCTCTTGTTGATGATCCCGTTGTTGATGATCAACGGGCTCATTGATGAGCGCCAGGAACTGCGTGACGGTGTGCTGCAGGACATCGCCCGCAGCTCCAGCTACAACCAGCAACTGATCGGGCCGATGATCGTGGTGCCGTTTCGCAAGAGCGTGAAGGTCTGGAATACCAACGAGAAGACCGGCGTGCGTTTCCTGGAAACCGTCGAGCGAGCAGGTGAGTTGTATTTTTTACCGGAGCAGTTTGAACTCGACGGCCAAATCCGCACCGAAACCCGTGCCCGGGGCATCTACGAAGCGCGTTTATTCCATGCCGATAACCGGATCGATGGCCGCTTCAAGGTGCCTGAGCGCTACGGTGTCGCTGCCAAGGACTTTGCCGACTACCGCTTCGACGAGCCATACCTGAGCGTCGGCATCAGCGATATTCGCGGCATCGAGAATGCGCTGACGCTGACGCTGAACCAACAGACCGTCGATTTCCTGCCTGGCTCGCGGCTCGGCTGGCTGGGGCAGGGTGTGCACGTGCCGCTGCCAATGATCAGCGCCCAGGGCGGCCCTGAGCTGACCTTCGGTTTTGACCTGCGCCTGCAAGGCACCGGCGAGTTCCAGATTCTGCCAGTGGGCAAATCCACCAAGGTGCACCTGTCGGCCGACTGGCCACATCCCAGCTTCATTGGCAACTACCTGCCCACCAATCGCGAGATCAATGAGCAGGGTTTCAGTGCCGACTGGCAGACGTCGTTTTTCTCCACCAACCTTCTGGAAACACTGCAAGCCTGCGAACCAAGCGATAGTTGTGAAGCGTTCCGCAGCCGGGCCTTCGGAGTGAGCTTCATCGACCCGGTGGACCAGTACCTCAAGAGCGACCGGGCGATCAAATATGCGCTGCTGTTCGTCGCCCTGACCTTCGCCGGCTTCTTCCTTTTCGAAGTGCTCAAGAGCCTGGCGGTGCATCCGGTCCAGTACGCCTTGGTGGGTGTGGCGCTGGCGTTCTTTTACCTGTTGCTGCTGTCATTGTCGGAGCACATTGGCTTCGCCTTGGCCTACCTGGCGTCGGCCAGTGCCTGTGTGTTGCTGATCGGCTTCTATGTCTGCCATGTGCTGCGCAGCGTCAGCCATGGCCTGGGGTTTTCGGCGGGGCTGGCGGGCTTGTACGGTTTGCTCTACGGCCTGTTGAGCGCAGAGGACTACGCGTTGTTGATGGGCTCGCTGTTGCTGTTCGGCCTGTTGGGGGTGTTCATGGTGCTGACCCGCAAGCTGGACTGGTACGGGGTTGGCGCGAAGCCGGCGGCGGCGATGAGCTTTGATCTGGGAGAGGTGAAATGA
- a CDS encoding glutathione S-transferase → MSTPSMTLFHNPASPFVRKVLVLLHETGQQDRVALQLSQLTPVKPDRALIDDNPLSKIPALRLANGSVIHDSRVILDYLDHQHVGNPLIPRDGAARWRRLTLASLADGIMDAAVMIRYETALRPAEKHWDEWLEAQRDKIRRALGMLEAEAIAELACHFDVASISVACALGYLDLRHPDLEWRKANPQLAAWFAEVSLRPSMLETVPRV, encoded by the coding sequence ATGTCCACCCCCAGCATGACGCTGTTCCACAACCCCGCTTCGCCTTTCGTTCGCAAGGTCCTGGTGCTGCTGCACGAAACCGGTCAGCAGGATCGCGTGGCATTGCAGCTCAGCCAGCTCACGCCGGTCAAGCCGGATCGGGCGCTCATCGATGACAACCCGTTGAGCAAGATCCCGGCCCTGCGCCTGGCCAACGGCAGTGTCATCCACGACAGCCGGGTCATTCTCGATTACCTCGACCACCAGCACGTCGGCAACCCGCTGATCCCCCGCGATGGCGCGGCCCGCTGGCGGCGCCTGACCCTGGCCTCCCTGGCCGACGGGATCATGGATGCGGCGGTGATGATCCGTTACGAAACCGCGCTACGCCCGGCGGAAAAGCACTGGGACGAATGGCTCGAGGCGCAGCGGGACAAGATTCGCCGCGCCTTGGGCATGCTCGAAGCCGAGGCGATTGCCGAACTGGCCTGCCACTTCGACGTGGCCTCCATCAGCGTGGCGTGTGCCTTGGGCTACCTGGACCTGCGCCATCCCGACCTGGAATGGCGTAAGGCCAATCCGCAACTGGCGGCGTGGTTTGCCGAGGTCAGTTTGCGGCCATCAATGCTTGAAACAGTGCCCCGGGTCTAA
- a CDS encoding PepSY-associated TM helix domain-containing protein has translation MKSKTIRRWSFVHTWTSLICTVFLLMLAITGLPLIFHHEIEHLLGDAPEFREMPADTPHLDLQQLVEKAKAHRPGEVVQYFGWDEDEPNGIFTIMAPTPDTEPNSSHTFMLDARTGEALEMPSANGGFMMVMLRLHVDMFAGLPGKLLLAFMGLLFVIAIVSGVVLYLPFMRRLKFATVRQDKSTRLRWLDLHNLIGVVTLVWALTVGVTGVIAACADLIIAAWRNDSLSAMVEPYRNAPPLTQLAPATRLLDIAKEVAPGMEPSFIAFPGTLFSSQHHYGVFMKGGTHLTSHLLTPVLIDASTLEVTAVAERPWYMDVMSLSLPLHFGDYGGRPMQIFWATLDVLTIIVLGSGVYLWLVRRKAAKRAAVGTEVVS, from the coding sequence ATGAAAAGCAAAACCATCCGCCGCTGGTCCTTTGTCCACACCTGGACCAGCCTGATCTGTACGGTGTTCCTGCTGATGCTGGCAATCACCGGGCTGCCGTTGATTTTCCACCATGAAATCGAACATCTGCTGGGCGACGCGCCTGAGTTCCGGGAGATGCCTGCCGACACGCCACACCTGGACCTCCAGCAATTGGTGGAAAAGGCCAAGGCCCATCGTCCGGGTGAAGTGGTCCAGTATTTTGGCTGGGACGAAGACGAGCCCAACGGCATCTTCACCATCATGGCGCCGACACCGGACACCGAGCCCAACTCCTCCCATACCTTCATGCTCGATGCGCGCACCGGCGAGGCCCTGGAAATGCCTTCGGCCAACGGCGGTTTCATGATGGTCATGTTGCGCCTGCACGTGGACATGTTCGCCGGCCTGCCGGGCAAATTGCTGCTGGCGTTCATGGGGTTGCTGTTCGTGATCGCCATCGTTTCCGGGGTAGTCCTGTACCTGCCGTTCATGCGCCGGTTGAAGTTCGCCACGGTGCGCCAGGACAAATCCACACGCCTGCGCTGGCTCGACCTGCACAACCTGATCGGCGTGGTCACGCTGGTCTGGGCGCTCACCGTGGGCGTCACCGGCGTGATTGCCGCGTGCGCCGACCTGATCATCGCCGCCTGGCGCAACGACAGCCTCAGCGCCATGGTCGAACCCTATCGCAACGCCCCGCCACTGACGCAATTGGCTCCGGCTACCCGCTTGCTCGACATCGCCAAGGAAGTCGCGCCGGGCATGGAACCGAGCTTCATTGCCTTCCCCGGCACATTGTTTTCCAGCCAACACCACTACGGCGTGTTCATGAAAGGCGGCACCCACCTGACCTCGCATTTGCTGACGCCGGTATTGATCGACGCCAGCACCCTGGAAGTCACCGCCGTGGCCGAGCGGCCGTGGTACATGGATGTCATGAGCCTGTCCCTGCCACTGCACTTCGGCGACTACGGTGGCCGGCCGATGCAGATCTTCTGGGCCACCCTCGACGTGCTCACCATCATCGTCCTCGGCAGCGGCGTCTACCTGTGGCTGGTGCGGCGTAAAGCGGCCAAGCGCGCAGCCGTCGGCACGGAGGTCGTCTCGTGA